In Streptomyces sp. P3, one DNA window encodes the following:
- a CDS encoding PfkB family carbohydrate kinase, which yields MDDDRPEVLLTGLLFYDLVLTGLGRPPAPGEEIWTGGMGCGPGGIANLAVAASRLGLRTSLATVFGDDFYGAHCREVLAGQEGVDLALSRTADGWHTPVTVALALPAAGPAANGVAAADRALITHGQEPPYSQDALMGDPPEARTALVHLEAEPRAWIAKAAANGTHVYADVGWDPTLRWSADLLDQLALCHAFLPNETEAMAYTRTDSAVAALGTLAELVPVAVVTRGAHGAVAVDQTTGEYAEVPALDVDVLDATGAGDVFGASFVAASLGGWPLAERLRFAVLAASLSVRHHGGALAAPGWYGVRRWWRSLTDPGLGRAYGFLAERIPADVGPPVRHAPVTPPVLRS from the coding sequence GTGGACGACGACCGGCCCGAGGTGCTGCTCACCGGGCTGCTCTTCTACGACCTCGTCCTCACGGGTCTCGGCAGGCCGCCGGCGCCTGGCGAGGAGATCTGGACCGGCGGCATGGGCTGCGGCCCCGGCGGCATCGCCAACCTCGCGGTCGCGGCGTCCCGCCTCGGCCTGCGGACCTCGCTCGCCACGGTCTTCGGCGACGACTTCTACGGCGCCCACTGCCGGGAGGTCCTGGCCGGGCAGGAGGGCGTGGACCTCGCCCTCTCCCGCACGGCCGACGGCTGGCACACCCCCGTCACCGTCGCCCTCGCCCTCCCTGCGGCCGGGCCCGCCGCGAACGGGGTCGCCGCCGCCGACCGGGCCCTGATCACCCACGGCCAGGAGCCGCCGTACTCGCAGGACGCGCTGATGGGCGACCCGCCCGAGGCGCGTACGGCCCTCGTGCACCTCGAGGCCGAACCCCGCGCCTGGATCGCCAAGGCGGCCGCGAACGGCACCCATGTGTACGCCGACGTCGGCTGGGACCCCACCCTTCGGTGGTCCGCCGACCTGCTGGACCAGCTCGCCCTGTGCCACGCCTTCCTCCCCAACGAGACCGAGGCGATGGCGTACACCCGCACCGACAGCGCGGTCGCCGCGCTCGGCACGCTCGCCGAGCTGGTGCCGGTGGCCGTGGTCACCCGGGGCGCGCACGGCGCGGTCGCGGTCGACCAGACGACCGGCGAGTACGCGGAGGTCCCCGCCCTGGACGTCGACGTCCTGGACGCGACCGGCGCGGGCGACGTGTTCGGCGCGAGCTTCGTGGCGGCCTCGCTCGGCGGCTGGCCGCTGGCGGAGCGGCTGCGGTTCGCCGTCCTCGCCGCCTCCCTGTCCGTGCGCCACCACGGCGGCGCACTCGCCGCGCCCGGCTGGTACGGCGTGCGGCGCTGGTGGCGCTCGCTCACCGACCCGGGGCTCGGACGGGCGTACGGCTTCCTCGCCGAGCGCATCCCGGCGGACGTGGGCCCGCCCGTGCGGCACGCCCCGGTCACCCCGCCCGTCCTGCGGTCCTGA
- a CDS encoding DeoR/GlpR family DNA-binding transcription regulator, with the protein MLAERRHQLILRALRAGGPAAVTDLSEELGVSPATIRRDLVKLEEDGLLTRVHGGAVAEEGDQPFAEVAEVRVAEKDAIAARAAAMVEDGQTVLLDIGTTAYRLARQLHGRRLTVITSNLVVYEELADDEGIELVLLGGMVRREYRSLVGFLTEDNLRQLHADWLFLGTSGVRPGGQVMDTTVVEVPVKRAMIKAGGKVVLLADAAKFPGTGMAKVCGPEDLDVVVTNGPVDPATRSSFEEAGVEVVLAGKVQA; encoded by the coding sequence GTGCTGGCAGAACGACGACATCAACTCATCCTGCGGGCCCTGCGCGCCGGGGGCCCCGCAGCCGTGACCGACCTCTCCGAGGAGCTGGGTGTGAGCCCGGCCACGATCAGGCGCGACCTGGTCAAGCTCGAGGAGGACGGCCTGCTCACCCGGGTGCACGGCGGGGCCGTCGCGGAGGAGGGCGACCAGCCCTTCGCCGAGGTGGCAGAGGTGCGGGTGGCCGAGAAGGACGCGATAGCCGCCCGGGCCGCGGCGATGGTCGAGGACGGCCAGACGGTGCTGCTCGACATCGGTACCACCGCCTACCGGCTGGCCCGGCAGCTGCACGGCCGCAGACTCACGGTGATCACCAGCAACCTGGTGGTCTACGAGGAGCTCGCCGACGACGAGGGCATCGAGCTGGTGCTCCTCGGCGGCATGGTCCGCCGCGAGTACCGTTCCCTGGTGGGCTTCCTCACCGAGGACAACCTGCGCCAGTTGCACGCCGACTGGCTCTTCCTCGGCACCAGCGGAGTGCGCCCGGGCGGGCAGGTGATGGACACGACGGTCGTCGAGGTGCCGGTCAAACGCGCCATGATCAAGGCCGGCGGCAAGGTCGTCCTGCTCGCCGACGCGGCGAAGTTCCCGGGCACGGGCATGGCGAAGGTCTGCGGTCCCGAGGACCTGGACGTGGTGGTGACGAACGGGCCGGTCGACCCGGCGACCCGGTCCTCCTTCGAGGAGGCGGGCGTCGAGGTGGTCCTGGCAGGAAAGGTGCAGGCGTGA
- a CDS encoding 6-phospho-beta-glucosidase, with the protein MKLTILGGGGFRVPLVYGALLTDRGEGRVTHVVLHDLDDGRLRAVARVLAEQAAAVPDAPRVTATTDLDEALRGADFVFSAIRVGGLEGRADDERVALAEGVLGQETVGAGGIAYGLRTVPVAVDIARRAARLAPDAWVINFTNPAGLVTEAMSRHLGDRVIGICDSPVGLGRRIARVLGADPKQAWIDYVGLNHLGWVRGLRIAGRDELPRLLADPSLLGSFEEGKLFGADWLQSLGAIPNEYLHYYYFNREAVRAYRQAEKTRGAFLAGQQARFYEEMRDPGAAALAAWDRTRAEREATYMAENRESAGAGERDADDLSGGYEKVALALMRAIARDERTTLILNVRNQGVLSVLDADAVIEVPCLVDSGGAHPVAVAPLPEHATGLVCAVKGVEREVLAAAESGSRARAVKAFALHPLVDSVNVARRLVEAYADVHPGLAYLK; encoded by the coding sequence GTGAAACTGACGATTCTGGGCGGCGGCGGCTTCCGGGTGCCGCTCGTGTACGGCGCGCTCCTGACGGACCGCGGCGAGGGGCGCGTCACGCACGTCGTCCTGCACGACCTGGACGACGGCCGGCTGCGGGCGGTCGCCCGGGTGCTGGCGGAGCAGGCCGCCGCCGTACCCGACGCCCCCCGGGTCACCGCCACCACCGACCTCGACGAGGCCCTGCGCGGCGCCGACTTCGTCTTCTCCGCGATCCGCGTCGGCGGCCTCGAGGGCCGTGCGGACGACGAGCGGGTGGCCCTCGCGGAGGGCGTCCTCGGCCAGGAGACGGTCGGCGCCGGGGGCATCGCCTACGGCCTGCGGACGGTCCCGGTCGCCGTCGACATCGCCCGCCGGGCGGCCCGTCTCGCCCCCGACGCCTGGGTCATCAACTTCACCAACCCGGCGGGGCTCGTCACCGAGGCCATGTCCCGCCACCTCGGCGACCGCGTCATCGGCATCTGCGACTCGCCGGTCGGCCTCGGCCGCCGTATCGCCCGGGTCCTCGGCGCCGACCCGAAACAGGCGTGGATCGACTACGTCGGCCTCAACCACCTCGGCTGGGTCCGCGGCCTGCGGATCGCCGGCCGCGACGAGCTCCCGCGGCTGCTCGCCGACCCCAGCCTGCTCGGCTCCTTCGAGGAGGGCAAGCTCTTCGGCGCCGACTGGCTGCAGTCCCTCGGCGCGATCCCCAACGAGTACCTGCACTACTACTACTTCAACCGGGAGGCCGTCCGCGCCTACCGGCAGGCCGAGAAGACCCGCGGCGCCTTCCTCGCCGGCCAGCAGGCCCGCTTCTACGAGGAGATGCGCGACCCCGGCGCGGCGGCCCTGGCCGCCTGGGACCGCACCCGCGCCGAACGCGAGGCCACCTACATGGCCGAGAACCGGGAGAGCGCCGGCGCCGGCGAACGCGACGCCGACGACCTCTCCGGCGGCTACGAGAAGGTCGCCCTCGCCCTGATGCGGGCCATCGCCCGTGACGAGCGCACCACCCTGATCCTCAACGTGCGCAACCAGGGCGTCCTCTCGGTGCTGGACGCCGACGCCGTCATCGAGGTGCCCTGCCTCGTCGACTCCGGCGGCGCCCATCCGGTGGCCGTCGCCCCGCTGCCCGAGCACGCCACCGGGCTGGTCTGCGCGGTGAAGGGCGTCGAGCGCGAGGTGCTCGCCGCCGCCGAGTCCGGCTCCCGGGCGAGGGCCGTCAAGGCGTTCGCGCTGCATCCGCTGGTCGACTCGGTGAACGTCGCGCGCCGGCTGGTCGAGGCCTACGCCGACGTCCATCCGGGGCTGGCGTACCTTAAGTAG
- a CDS encoding glycoside hydrolase family 38 C-terminal domain-containing protein has protein sequence MHDERRRIEERVERVHNQRVKPAVYAATVPLEVEAWQAPGEPVPFAQAAAAAYEPFAMDTPWGPPWGTTWFRMRGRVPADWAGRRVEAVIDLGFVGDWPGNQAEALVHRTDGTPLKAVNPLNQYVPIGNPATGGESVDYLVEAASNPDILAGDFAAPTPLGDVLTAGDRPLYTFRRADLAVLDEQVWHLDLDLQVLRGLMVHLAEHEPRRHEIMHALDRAMDTLDLDDVSGSAAAVREVLAPVLARPAHASAHTISGVGHAHIDSAWLWPIRETKRKTARTFSNVTALADEYEDFVFACSQAQQYEWVRDNHPHVWARIQESVKKGQWVPVGGMWVESDGNLPGGEAIARQLVHGKRFFIEHFGVETRGVWLPDSFGYNAAYPQLAKLAGNDWFLTQKISWNQTNKFPHHTFWWEGIDGTRIFTHFPPVDTYNARFSGEEMDRAVRNYSEKGGGTRSLAPFGWGDGGGGPTREIMERARRLADLEGSPKVVVEHPDAFFAKAREEYPDAPVWVGELYLELHRATYTTQARGKQGNRRSEHRLREAELWATTAALHAPGYAYPYDRLDRLWKTVLLHQFHDILPGSSIAWVHREAEAEYARVAGELETLTAEAVAALGTGATRVFNTSPYDRAEVVRTSAGAPAYVEVPASGTAPLAAAAVESPQQPVTVCGLTLDNGLVRVEVAADGTLSSVRDLRADREVLAGPGNLLRLHTDLPNYWDAWDIDKHYRNRFTDLLDPDSVTVVEDDPLLGALRVTRSFGRGSTLTQTITLRAGSPRVDIETDLDWHEAEKILKAAFPVDVRAPHSSAEIQFGHVQRPTHTNTSWEAARFEVSGHRWVHVGEPGYGVAVLNDSTYGHDVSRTVREDGGTTTTVALSLVRAPRIPDPGADQGRHRFTYSLLPGATIADAVAEGYALNLPLRVAESAGAAEPVVSVDGDGVTVEAVKLADDRSGDVVVRLYESRGGRARGVLRTGFPLAGAEVTDLLERPLQDEAAAAVPGDGTVEVTLRPFQILTLRLRRGE, from the coding sequence ATGCATGACGAACGCCGCCGCATCGAGGAGCGCGTCGAGCGCGTCCACAACCAGCGCGTCAAGCCCGCGGTCTACGCGGCCACCGTGCCCCTCGAGGTCGAGGCCTGGCAGGCGCCGGGGGAGCCGGTGCCCTTCGCCCAGGCCGCGGCCGCCGCGTACGAGCCCTTCGCCATGGACACCCCGTGGGGCCCGCCCTGGGGCACCACCTGGTTCCGGATGCGCGGCCGGGTGCCCGCCGACTGGGCCGGCCGGCGCGTCGAGGCCGTCATCGACCTCGGCTTCGTCGGCGACTGGCCCGGCAACCAGGCCGAAGCCCTCGTCCACCGCACCGACGGGACACCGCTGAAGGCCGTCAACCCGCTCAACCAGTACGTGCCGATCGGCAACCCGGCGACGGGCGGCGAGAGCGTCGACTACCTCGTCGAGGCGGCCTCCAACCCCGACATCCTGGCCGGCGACTTCGCCGCGCCGACCCCGCTCGGCGACGTGCTGACGGCCGGCGACCGTCCGCTGTACACCTTCCGCCGCGCCGACCTCGCCGTCCTCGACGAGCAGGTCTGGCACCTCGACCTCGACCTCCAGGTGCTGCGCGGGCTGATGGTCCACCTCGCCGAGCACGAGCCGCGCCGCCACGAGATCATGCACGCCCTGGACCGGGCCATGGACACCCTCGACCTGGACGACGTCTCCGGCAGCGCCGCAGCCGTCCGCGAGGTGCTCGCCCCGGTGCTGGCCCGGCCCGCGCACGCCAGCGCCCACACCATCTCCGGCGTCGGCCACGCGCACATCGACTCCGCCTGGCTGTGGCCGATCCGCGAGACCAAGCGCAAGACGGCCCGTACCTTCTCCAACGTCACCGCGCTCGCCGACGAGTACGAGGACTTCGTCTTCGCCTGCTCCCAGGCCCAGCAGTACGAGTGGGTGCGCGACAACCACCCGCACGTGTGGGCGCGCATCCAGGAGTCGGTCAAGAAGGGACAGTGGGTCCCGGTCGGCGGCATGTGGGTCGAGTCCGACGGCAACCTGCCCGGCGGCGAGGCCATCGCCCGGCAGCTCGTCCACGGCAAGCGCTTCTTCATCGAGCACTTCGGCGTGGAGACCAGGGGTGTCTGGCTGCCGGACTCCTTCGGCTACAACGCCGCCTACCCGCAGCTCGCCAAGCTCGCCGGCAACGACTGGTTCCTCACCCAGAAGATCTCCTGGAACCAGACCAACAAGTTCCCCCACCACACCTTCTGGTGGGAGGGCATCGACGGCACCCGCATCTTCACCCACTTCCCGCCGGTCGACACCTACAACGCCCGCTTCAGCGGCGAGGAGATGGACCGCGCGGTGCGCAACTACTCCGAGAAGGGCGGCGGTACGCGTTCCCTCGCCCCCTTCGGCTGGGGGGACGGCGGCGGCGGTCCCACCCGCGAGATCATGGAACGGGCGCGCCGGCTCGCCGACCTGGAGGGCTCGCCGAAGGTCGTCGTCGAGCACCCGGACGCGTTCTTCGCCAAGGCCCGTGAGGAGTACCCGGACGCCCCCGTGTGGGTCGGCGAGCTCTACCTGGAGCTGCACCGCGCCACCTACACCACGCAGGCACGCGGCAAGCAGGGCAACCGGCGATCCGAGCACCGGCTCCGTGAGGCGGAGTTGTGGGCGACGACGGCCGCGCTGCACGCGCCGGGCTACGCCTACCCGTACGACCGGCTCGACCGGCTCTGGAAGACGGTGCTGCTGCACCAGTTCCACGACATCCTGCCGGGCTCCTCGATCGCCTGGGTGCACCGCGAGGCGGAGGCCGAGTACGCCCGCGTCGCCGGGGAGCTGGAGACGCTGACCGCCGAGGCGGTCGCCGCGCTGGGCACGGGCGCCACCCGGGTGTTCAACACCAGCCCGTACGACCGCGCCGAGGTCGTCCGTACCTCCGCGGGGGCGCCGGCCTACGTGGAGGTCCCCGCGAGCGGCACCGCGCCCCTGGCAGCGGCCGCCGTCGAGTCCCCGCAGCAGCCGGTGACGGTCTGCGGTCTGACCCTCGACAACGGCCTGGTCCGCGTGGAGGTCGCGGCGGACGGCACGCTGTCCTCGGTGCGCGACCTGCGGGCGGACCGCGAGGTCCTCGCCGGCCCCGGCAACCTGCTCCGCCTGCACACCGACCTGCCCAACTACTGGGACGCCTGGGACATCGACAAGCACTACAGGAACCGCTTCACCGACCTGCTCGACCCGGACTCGGTCACCGTCGTCGAGGACGACCCGCTGCTCGGCGCCCTGCGCGTCACCCGGTCCTTCGGCAGGGGCTCGACCCTCACCCAGACGATCACCCTCCGGGCCGGCAGCCCCCGCGTCGACATCGAGACCGACCTCGACTGGCACGAGGCCGAGAAGATCCTCAAGGCCGCCTTCCCGGTCGACGTCCGCGCGCCGCACTCGTCCGCCGAGATCCAGTTCGGCCACGTCCAGCGGCCCACCCACACCAACACCAGCTGGGAGGCGGCCCGTTTCGAGGTCTCCGGCCACCGCTGGGTGCACGTCGGCGAACCCGGCTACGGCGTCGCGGTCCTCAACGACTCGACGTACGGCCACGACGTCTCCCGCACGGTCCGCGAGGACGGCGGCACGACGACCACGGTCGCCCTCAGCCTGGTGCGCGCTCCGCGCATCCCCGACCCCGGGGCCGACCAGGGCAGGCACCGGTTCACGTACTCCCTGCTGCCGGGCGCCACCATCGCGGACGCGGTCGCCGAGGGATACGCCCTCAACCTGCCGCTGCGCGTGGCCGAGTCGGCGGGCGCCGCGGAGCCGGTGGTGTCCGTGGACGGCGACGGCGTGACCGTGGAGGCCGTCAAGCTCGCCGACGACCGGTCGGGCGACGTCGTGGTGCGGCTGTACGAGTCCCGCGGCGGACGGGCCCGGGGCGTGCTGCGCACCGGCTTCCCGCTGGCCGGCGCGGAGGTCACCGACCTGCTGGAACGGCCGCTGCAGGACGAGGCGGCGGCTGCCGTGCCCGGCGACGGCACGGTCGAGGTGACCCTGCGCCCCTTCCAGATCCTGACCCTGCGACTGCGCCGGGGCGAATAG
- a CDS encoding carbohydrate binding domain-containing protein, whose protein sequence is MRSTPLGRPWRRFLALLGTAGLALAGAVALPGTAQAANVLTNPGFESGALSPWTCTGDLGSVVSSPTHSGSKALTGAVSSSDNAKCSQTVSVRPNTAYALTGWVRGSYVYLGVDGGASTWTSSPSAYSRLSVSFTTGASQTSATIYVHGWYAQGAYHADDVSLDGPGGGGGTDTRAPTAPGGLTSTGKTSSSVSLSWNAATDDVGVTSYDVYSGSAEVLTVSGTAATVSGLSASTGYTFTVRARDAAGNTSAASNSVSVTTDAGGGGGTGFKQAAPYLFEGWGDPPNVSTVMNATGVKWFTMAFVLDGGGCNPMWDGNRALTGGVDQSVVNQIRSAGGDIVPSFGGWQGSKLGANCSSASALAGALQKVIDAYSLKAIDMDIENTDEFENEAVQARILTALKTVKANNPGLKTVVTFGTSTTGPTYYGNRLIEQARSLGADIDVFTVMPFDFGGGSDMYGNTVHATEGLKNKLKSTFGWDDATAYAHVGISGMNGLSDQQENTTPAIWTQIRDWANAHHIARLAYWAVNRDRPCPGGGVVSNCSGIGQSTWQFTSITAGFTG, encoded by the coding sequence GTGCGCAGCACACCCCTCGGACGCCCGTGGCGTCGCTTCCTCGCCCTGCTCGGCACCGCCGGGCTCGCCCTCGCCGGCGCCGTGGCCCTGCCGGGCACCGCCCAGGCGGCCAACGTCCTCACCAACCCCGGATTCGAGTCGGGCGCCCTGTCGCCCTGGACCTGTACGGGCGATCTCGGCTCCGTCGTCTCCTCGCCCACCCACAGCGGATCCAAGGCCCTCACGGGGGCGGTGAGTTCGAGCGACAACGCCAAGTGCAGCCAGACCGTCTCCGTGAGGCCGAACACCGCCTACGCGCTGACCGGCTGGGTGCGCGGCTCCTATGTGTACCTCGGCGTCGACGGCGGCGCCTCCACCTGGACGTCGTCTCCCTCGGCGTACAGCCGGCTGTCGGTGTCCTTCACCACCGGGGCCTCGCAGACCAGCGCCACGATCTACGTCCACGGCTGGTACGCCCAGGGCGCCTACCACGCCGACGACGTCAGCCTCGACGGACCCGGCGGCGGGGGCGGCACGGACACGCGGGCCCCGACCGCGCCCGGCGGGCTCACCTCGACCGGCAAGACGTCCTCCAGCGTGTCGTTGTCCTGGAACGCCGCCACCGACGACGTCGGCGTCACGTCCTACGACGTCTACAGCGGGTCCGCGGAGGTGCTCACCGTCTCCGGCACGGCCGCCACGGTCAGCGGGCTGTCCGCGAGCACCGGGTACACCTTCACCGTGCGGGCCCGCGACGCCGCCGGGAACACCTCCGCGGCCTCGAACTCCGTGTCCGTCACGACCGACGCGGGCGGAGGCGGGGGCACCGGCTTCAAGCAGGCCGCGCCCTACCTGTTCGAAGGGTGGGGAGACCCGCCGAACGTGTCCACGGTGATGAACGCGACCGGCGTCAAGTGGTTCACCATGGCGTTCGTGCTGGACGGCGGCGGCTGCAACCCGATGTGGGACGGCAACCGGGCGCTGACCGGCGGGGTCGACCAGAGCGTCGTCAACCAGATCCGCTCGGCGGGCGGTGACATCGTGCCCTCGTTCGGCGGCTGGCAGGGCAGCAAGCTCGGCGCCAACTGCTCCTCGGCGAGCGCGCTGGCGGGCGCCCTGCAGAAGGTGATCGACGCCTACTCGCTCAAGGCGATCGACATGGACATCGAGAACACCGACGAGTTCGAGAACGAGGCCGTGCAGGCACGGATCCTCACCGCGCTGAAGACCGTGAAGGCGAACAACCCCGGTCTGAAGACCGTCGTCACCTTCGGGACGTCGACCACCGGGCCGACGTACTACGGCAACCGCCTCATCGAACAGGCCAGGTCGCTCGGCGCCGACATCGACGTCTTCACCGTCATGCCGTTCGACTTCGGCGGCGGCTCGGACATGTACGGCAACACCGTGCACGCCACCGAGGGCCTGAAGAACAAGCTGAAGTCCACCTTCGGCTGGGACGACGCGACCGCCTACGCCCACGTCGGCATCTCGGGCATGAACGGCCTGTCCGACCAGCAGGAGAACACCACCCCGGCGATCTGGACCCAGATCCGGGACTGGGCCAACGCCCACCACATCGCCCGGCTCGCCTACTGGGCCGTCAACCGCGACCGGCCGTGCCCGGGCGGGGGCGTGGTGAGCAACTGCTCCGGCATCGGCCAGAGCACCTGGCAGTTCACCTCCATCACGGCCGGCTTCACCGGCTGA
- a CDS encoding ATP-grasp domain-containing protein, whose protein sequence is MVSRVRVWLNRTYAENVFFTDQLRRNPSDRAVEIHATHGDADSPVLAAADTAELEPEGLSPAAYVEYALAQCRRRGIDVFVPRLHQSAIVAHRADFEAVGTALLAPPPEAVAVFHDKVIAYEAVQAIGVPVPPWYRIRSADELVAAVEELEEAGHKPCFKPASGAGGVGFRMITRAPFSLTHLTGFPSPYVQLDAVVGVLKQAEEQDGEQVDWLVMPRLEQPEVSVDCLTGPDNRVRMAIGRTKNGRRRGFTLHEQWLEPARLIAEGFGLHYLSNIQFRMFGDRPVLMDVNTRPAGGLHQLSLCGVNAPWAAVQLALGEDPGDVVPPFLGQDYTVVSGPRPLRAVTLPHQRVDEVAAEPLLPAVPAPADSVEVPAAQALPF, encoded by the coding sequence ATGGTCTCTCGCGTACGCGTCTGGCTCAACCGCACGTACGCGGAGAACGTGTTCTTCACGGATCAGCTGCGACGAAATCCCAGCGACCGCGCCGTCGAGATCCATGCCACGCACGGTGACGCCGACTCCCCCGTGCTGGCCGCCGCCGACACCGCCGAGCTCGAGCCGGAGGGCCTCTCCCCGGCCGCGTACGTCGAGTACGCGCTGGCCCAGTGCCGGCGCCGCGGCATCGACGTCTTCGTGCCCCGCCTGCACCAGTCGGCGATCGTGGCGCACCGCGCCGACTTCGAGGCGGTCGGCACCGCGCTGCTGGCCCCGCCGCCGGAGGCCGTCGCGGTCTTCCACGACAAGGTGATCGCGTACGAGGCCGTGCAGGCGATCGGCGTACCCGTGCCGCCGTGGTACCGGATCCGGTCGGCGGACGAACTCGTGGCCGCCGTCGAGGAGTTGGAGGAGGCGGGACACAAGCCGTGCTTCAAGCCGGCGTCCGGCGCGGGCGGGGTGGGCTTCCGGATGATCACCCGGGCGCCCTTCTCGCTGACGCACCTCACCGGGTTCCCGAGCCCCTACGTCCAGCTGGACGCGGTGGTCGGGGTGCTGAAGCAGGCCGAGGAGCAGGACGGGGAGCAGGTCGACTGGCTCGTCATGCCGCGCCTGGAGCAGCCGGAGGTGTCCGTGGACTGCCTCACCGGCCCCGACAACAGGGTGCGGATGGCCATCGGCCGGACGAAGAACGGCCGCCGGCGGGGCTTCACCCTGCACGAGCAGTGGCTGGAGCCTGCGCGGCTCATCGCCGAGGGTTTCGGGCTGCACTACCTGTCCAACATCCAGTTCCGGATGTTCGGCGACCGGCCGGTCCTGATGGACGTCAACACCCGCCCGGCGGGCGGACTGCACCAGCTGTCCCTGTGCGGGGTCAACGCCCCCTGGGCCGCCGTGCAGTTGGCGCTCGGCGAGGATCCGGGCGACGTCGTGCCGCCCTTCCTGGGGCAGGACTACACAGTGGTGTCGGGGCCGCGGCCGCTGCGCGCGGTGACGCTGCCGCACCAGCGCGTGGACGAGGTGGCGGCCGAACCGCTGCTGCCGGCCGTGCCCGCCCCGGCCGACTCCGTCGAGGTGCCGGCCGCGCAGGCGCTGCCGTTCTAG
- a CDS encoding metallophosphoesterase — translation MTSTAGAAGRLLAISDLHIGHAENRDLVEAMVPETEEDWLLVAGDVSESTADIRWALKTLASRFRKVVWAPGNHELWTFPTDPVTLRGVARYEHLVELCRDLGVTSPEDPYPVWEGPGGPVVVAPLFLLYDYSFLPAGCTTKEEGLAYAEGTGIVCNDEYLLHPDPYPSREAWCRARVAETGRRLAAIPEDLPTVLVNHYPLHRHPMDVLWHPEFAMWCGTALTADWHRRFRVEAMVYGHLHIPRTTRQDGVRFEEVSVGYPREWRKRPQPPGRLRRILPREAENS, via the coding sequence GTGACGTCGACGGCCGGTGCCGCCGGGCGACTGCTGGCCATCAGCGATCTGCACATCGGCCATGCGGAGAACCGGGACCTCGTCGAGGCCATGGTCCCCGAGACGGAAGAGGACTGGCTGCTCGTCGCCGGCGATGTCTCGGAGAGCACCGCCGACATCCGTTGGGCGCTGAAGACCCTCGCGAGCCGCTTCCGCAAGGTCGTCTGGGCTCCCGGAAACCACGAGCTGTGGACGTTCCCCACGGACCCGGTCACCCTGCGCGGGGTCGCCCGCTACGAGCACCTGGTGGAGCTCTGCCGCGACCTCGGCGTGACGAGCCCCGAGGACCCCTACCCGGTGTGGGAGGGCCCCGGCGGCCCCGTGGTCGTCGCGCCGCTGTTCCTGCTGTACGACTACTCGTTCCTGCCGGCCGGCTGCACGACCAAGGAGGAGGGGCTGGCCTACGCGGAGGGCACGGGCATCGTCTGCAACGACGAGTACCTGCTGCACCCCGACCCGTATCCGAGCCGCGAGGCCTGGTGCCGGGCCCGGGTCGCCGAGACCGGCCGGCGACTCGCCGCGATCCCCGAGGACCTGCCGACGGTCCTCGTCAACCACTACCCGCTGCACCGTCACCCCATGGACGTCCTGTGGCACCCCGAGTTCGCCATGTGGTGCGGCACCGCCCTCACCGCCGACTGGCACCGCCGGTTCCGGGTCGAGGCGATGGTCTACGGCCACCTGCACATCCCGCGCACCACCCGGCAGGACGGCGTCCGCTTCGAGGAGGTGTCGGTGGGCTACCCCCGCGAGTGGCGCAAGCGGCCGCAGCCGCCGGGCCGCCTGCGGCGCATCCTGCCCCGGGAGGCGGAGAACTCGTGA
- a CDS encoding 4'-phosphopantetheinyl transferase, whose protein sequence is MIGELLPAPVVAVEAFGEEGVREFGNTPLYPQEEALLVRAVDKRRREFTIVRGCARRAMEKLGVPAQPVLPGLRGAPHWPDGVTGSMTHCADYSAAALVRAADLASLGIDAEPHGPLPEGVLSAVALPAEAARLERLAADRPEVHWDRLLFSAKESVYKAWFPLTRKWLDFEEADIDLSADADPAAVDTGPAAGAQGGFRARLLVPGPVVGGRRVEHFDGRWTVRHGLVATAVTVPHA, encoded by the coding sequence GTGATCGGTGAACTGTTGCCCGCTCCCGTGGTGGCGGTGGAGGCGTTCGGCGAGGAGGGCGTCCGCGAGTTCGGGAACACGCCGCTGTACCCGCAGGAGGAGGCGCTGCTGGTGCGGGCGGTCGACAAGCGGCGCCGCGAGTTCACGATCGTCCGCGGCTGCGCCCGGCGCGCCATGGAGAAACTGGGGGTGCCCGCACAGCCCGTGCTGCCCGGCCTGCGCGGAGCGCCGCACTGGCCGGACGGCGTCACGGGCAGCATGACGCACTGTGCCGACTACTCCGCGGCGGCCCTGGTGCGGGCCGCCGACCTGGCCTCGCTCGGCATCGACGCCGAACCCCACGGGCCGCTGCCCGAGGGGGTGCTGTCCGCCGTCGCCCTGCCCGCGGAGGCGGCGCGGCTCGAGCGGCTGGCCGCGGACCGTCCCGAGGTGCACTGGGACCGGCTCCTGTTCAGCGCCAAGGAGTCCGTCTACAAGGCCTGGTTCCCCCTCACCCGTAAGTGGCTGGACTTCGAGGAGGCCGACATCGACCTCTCGGCGGACGCCGACCCCGCCGCCGTCGACACCGGACCGGCCGCCGGAGCGCAGGGCGGGTTCCGGGCCCGGCTGCTGGTCCCCGGGCCGGTGGTCGGCGGACGTCGCGTCGAGCACTTCGACGGCCGCTGGACCGTACGGCACGGGCTGGTGGCCACGGCGGTGACGGTGCCGCACGCCTGA